In Burkholderia gladioli, a genomic segment contains:
- a CDS encoding YchJ family protein — MNERSSEASRPTSSTAAGRPALCPCGGAQPGRRPERAPAYAACCGTLIDGGTPAPSAWQLMRSRYTAYVLGETAYLRATWDPATCPADLEAGDGPRWLGLDIKRFAEQDAAHAVVEFVARYKDGSRAHRLHETSRFSRDEHGIWRYIDGNVSER, encoded by the coding sequence ATGAACGAACGTTCCAGCGAGGCTTCCCGCCCCACTTCGTCCACAGCCGCCGGGCGGCCGGCACTGTGCCCCTGCGGCGGCGCGCAACCGGGCCGGCGGCCCGAGCGCGCGCCGGCCTACGCGGCCTGCTGCGGCACGCTGATCGACGGCGGCACGCCGGCGCCGAGCGCCTGGCAACTGATGCGTTCGCGCTACACCGCCTACGTGCTCGGCGAGACGGCCTACCTTCGCGCCACCTGGGATCCGGCCACCTGCCCGGCCGATCTCGAGGCCGGCGACGGCCCGCGCTGGCTCGGCCTCGACATCAAGCGCTTCGCCGAGCAGGATGCCGCCCACGCCGTGGTGGAGTTCGTGGCGCGCTACAAGGACGGATCTCGCGCGCACCGGCTGCACGAGACCAGCCGCTTCTCGCGCGACGAGCACGGAATCTGGCGCTATATCGACGGCAATGTAAGCGAACGCTGA
- the bioB gene encoding biotin synthase BioB yields MTQAQTVSTDARIAPAAAPAAVPVAAPVSPRWRVADVVKLYELPFNDLLFRAQQVHREHFDANAIQLSTLLSIKTGGCEEDCGYCSQSSHHETELKASKLMDVSAVLDAARAAKANGATRFCMGAAWRSPKERHIEPLTEMIRGVKEMGLETCMTLGMLEDEQAQALSEAGLDYYNHNLDTSPEFYGQVISTRTYQDRLDTLDRVRDAGINVCCGGIIGMGESRRERAGLITQLANMNPYPESVPINNLVAIKGTPLEGTAPLDPFEFVRTIAVARITMPKAMVRLSAGREQLDDSMQTLCFLAGANSMFYGDQLLTTSNPQAQKDRELLARLGMRAESAQQMPAEAAAEPVKCAHAPGPVAN; encoded by the coding sequence ATGACCCAAGCCCAAACCGTGAGCACCGACGCGCGCATCGCACCCGCAGCCGCGCCCGCAGCCGTTCCCGTGGCCGCGCCGGTATCGCCGCGCTGGCGCGTCGCCGACGTCGTCAAGCTCTACGAACTGCCCTTCAACGACCTGCTGTTCCGCGCCCAGCAGGTGCATCGCGAGCACTTCGACGCGAACGCGATCCAGCTCTCCACCCTGCTGTCGATCAAGACCGGCGGCTGCGAGGAGGATTGCGGCTACTGCTCGCAGTCCTCGCATCACGAGACCGAGCTGAAGGCCAGCAAGCTGATGGACGTGAGCGCGGTGCTCGACGCCGCGCGCGCGGCCAAGGCCAACGGCGCGACGCGCTTCTGCATGGGCGCCGCCTGGCGCAGCCCGAAGGAGCGCCATATCGAGCCGCTCACCGAGATGATCCGCGGCGTGAAGGAGATGGGCCTGGAGACCTGCATGACGCTGGGCATGCTGGAGGACGAGCAGGCGCAAGCGCTCTCGGAAGCCGGTCTCGACTACTACAACCACAACCTCGACACCTCGCCGGAGTTCTACGGGCAGGTGATCTCGACGCGCACCTACCAGGACCGGCTCGACACGCTCGACCGCGTGCGCGACGCGGGCATCAACGTCTGCTGCGGCGGCATCATCGGCATGGGCGAATCGCGTCGCGAGCGCGCCGGGCTGATCACCCAGTTGGCCAACATGAACCCGTATCCGGAATCGGTGCCGATCAACAACCTGGTGGCGATCAAGGGCACGCCGCTGGAAGGCACCGCGCCGCTCGACCCGTTCGAGTTCGTGCGCACCATCGCGGTGGCGCGCATCACCATGCCCAAGGCGATGGTGCGGCTGTCGGCCGGGCGCGAGCAGCTCGACGACTCGATGCAGACGCTGTGCTTCCTGGCCGGCGCGAACTCGATGTTCTACGGCGACCAGCTGCTGACCACCAGCAATCCGCAGGCGCAGAAGGATCGCGAGCTGCTGGCGCGGCTGGGAATGCGTGCCGAGTCGGCGCAGCAGATGCCGGCGGAAGCCGCGGCCGAGCCGGTGAAGTGCGCGCATGCGCCGGGGCCGGTGGCGAACTGA
- a CDS encoding dienelactone hydrolase family protein, with protein sequence MVFRKVLAAWMAASLLSAAQAGTLSAAAASPDAIASPAPTSSTASLAGAERFDYNEPGLPQITADMNEQIIRIPADRDGSVMLEATVFKPNGPGPFPLVVFNHGKNPGDLHDQPRSRPVAFAREFVRRGYAVVAPNREGFAGSGGTYVQEGCDVERNGMAQARDVSATVDYMAKQPYVDANRIVVAGTSHGGLVSLAYGTVAAKGVKGIINFSGGLRQDLCDGWQKNLVSAFDTYGEKTQVPSLWMYGDNDSVWSPALVERLREAYVSHGASTLFVDYGSYKDDAHRLIVDRDGVPIWWPSVNAFLSELHMPTTVLYAVACPHMPSASGYASIDAVDAVPYLDAAGREGYRHFLNQHPSRAFAVSAEGAWSWAEGGDDPMALALENCRKQGTGACRLYAVDNHVVWHANEGTATAAIAPADGATHALASR encoded by the coding sequence ATGGTGTTTCGCAAGGTGTTAGCAGCTTGGATGGCGGCGTCTCTGCTGTCGGCCGCCCAGGCCGGCACCTTGTCCGCTGCCGCGGCCTCCCCCGACGCGATCGCGTCGCCCGCCCCGACTTCCTCCACGGCCTCGCTGGCCGGCGCCGAACGGTTCGACTACAACGAACCGGGGCTGCCGCAGATCACGGCCGACATGAACGAGCAGATCATCCGGATCCCCGCCGATCGCGACGGTTCCGTGATGCTCGAGGCCACCGTCTTCAAGCCCAACGGCCCCGGGCCGTTCCCGCTGGTGGTGTTCAACCACGGCAAGAACCCCGGCGACCTGCACGACCAGCCGCGCAGCCGGCCGGTCGCCTTCGCGCGCGAGTTCGTGCGCCGCGGTTACGCGGTGGTGGCGCCGAACCGCGAGGGTTTCGCGGGCTCGGGCGGCACCTACGTGCAGGAAGGCTGCGACGTCGAGCGCAACGGCATGGCGCAGGCGCGCGACGTGTCCGCCACGGTCGACTACATGGCGAAGCAGCCCTACGTGGACGCCAACCGCATCGTGGTGGCCGGCACCTCGCACGGCGGGCTGGTCTCGCTGGCCTACGGCACGGTCGCGGCCAAGGGCGTGAAGGGCATCATCAACTTCTCCGGCGGCCTGCGCCAGGATCTCTGCGACGGCTGGCAGAAGAACCTGGTGAGCGCCTTCGACACCTACGGCGAAAAGACCCAGGTGCCCTCGCTGTGGATGTACGGCGACAACGATTCGGTCTGGTCGCCGGCCCTGGTCGAGCGGCTGCGCGAGGCCTATGTCTCGCACGGCGCGAGCACCCTGTTCGTCGACTACGGCAGCTACAAGGACGACGCGCACCGGCTGATCGTCGACCGCGACGGCGTGCCGATCTGGTGGCCCTCGGTCAACGCCTTCCTCAGCGAGCTGCACATGCCGACCACGGTGCTCTATGCCGTGGCCTGCCCGCACATGCCTTCCGCCTCGGGTTACGCCTCGATCGACGCCGTCGACGCGGTGCCCTACCTCGACGCCGCCGGCCGCGAAGGCTACCGCCACTTCCTGAACCAGCATCCGAGCCGCGCCTTCGCGGTGTCGGCCGAAGGCGCCTGGTCCTGGGCCGAGGGCGGCGACGACCCGATGGCGCTCGCGCTCGAGAACTGCCGCAAGCAGGGCACCGGCGCCTGCCGGCTTTATGCCGTCGACAACCACGTGGTCTGGCATGCCAACGAAGGCACGGCCACCGCCGCGATCGCGCCGGCCGACGGCGCCACCCACGCGCTGGCCAGCCGCTGA
- the bioA gene encoding adenosylmethionine--8-amino-7-oxononanoate transaminase gives MSTQPDDWVARSLRAVWHPCTQMKHHERMPLVPVARGAGPWLYERDGARYLDAISSWWVNLFGHANPRINAALKDQLDTLEHAMLAGCTHEPAIELAERLAALTRHTLGHAFFASDGASAVEIALKMSFHAWRNAGRGEKREFVCVANGYHGETIGALGVTDVALFKDAYDPLIRHAHVVASPDARQAAPGESAAEVAARALAAVETLFAERAGAIAALIVEPLVQCAAGMAMHDASYVSGLRALCDRYQVHLIADEIAVGCGRTGTFFACEQAGVWPDFLCLSKGISGGYLPLSLVLSRDAIYQAFYDDDTARGFLHSHSYTGNPLACRAALATLDLFDSDDVLAANARKSARLRAALAPLAERDEVRHLRQRGTILAFDVALDAEQARGFSRRFFEQALRHELLLRPIGSSVYLMPPYVLDDGEIDWLAAQTRATLDATLAEVRA, from the coding sequence TTGAGCACACAACCCGACGACTGGGTTGCGCGCAGCCTGCGCGCAGTCTGGCACCCCTGTACGCAGATGAAGCACCACGAGCGCATGCCGCTCGTGCCGGTGGCGCGCGGCGCCGGCCCCTGGCTGTACGAGCGCGACGGCGCGCGCTACCTGGACGCGATCAGCTCCTGGTGGGTGAACCTGTTCGGCCATGCCAACCCGCGCATCAATGCCGCGCTGAAGGACCAGCTCGACACGCTGGAGCACGCCATGCTGGCCGGCTGCACGCACGAGCCCGCCATCGAGTTGGCCGAGCGCCTCGCCGCGCTCACGCGGCACACGCTCGGCCACGCCTTCTTCGCCTCGGACGGCGCCTCGGCCGTCGAGATCGCCCTGAAGATGAGCTTCCACGCCTGGCGCAACGCCGGCCGCGGCGAGAAGCGCGAATTCGTCTGCGTGGCGAACGGCTATCACGGCGAGACCATCGGCGCGCTCGGCGTGACCGACGTCGCGCTGTTCAAGGACGCCTACGACCCGCTGATCCGCCACGCCCACGTGGTGGCCTCGCCCGACGCGCGACAGGCCGCGCCCGGCGAGAGCGCGGCCGAGGTGGCCGCGCGCGCGCTGGCCGCGGTCGAAACGCTGTTCGCCGAGCGCGCCGGCGCGATCGCCGCGCTGATCGTCGAGCCGCTGGTGCAGTGCGCGGCCGGCATGGCGATGCACGACGCGTCCTACGTGAGCGGGCTGCGCGCGCTTTGCGACCGCTACCAGGTGCACCTGATCGCCGACGAGATCGCGGTGGGCTGCGGACGCACCGGCACCTTCTTCGCCTGCGAGCAGGCCGGCGTGTGGCCCGACTTCCTGTGCCTGAGCAAGGGCATCAGCGGCGGCTACCTGCCGCTCTCGCTGGTGCTATCGCGCGACGCGATCTACCAGGCCTTCTACGACGACGACACCGCGCGCGGCTTCCTGCATTCGCATTCCTACACGGGCAATCCGCTGGCCTGCCGCGCCGCGCTCGCCACGCTCGATCTGTTCGACAGCGACGACGTGCTGGCGGCCAATGCGCGCAAGTCGGCGCGCCTGCGCGCGGCGCTCGCGCCGCTCGCCGAGCGCGACGAGGTGCGCCACCTGCGCCAGCGCGGCACCATCCTGGCCTTCGACGTCGCGCTGGATGCCGAGCAGGCGCGCGGTTTCTCGCGCCGCTTCTTCGAGCAGGCGCTCAGGCACGAACTGCTGCTGCGCCCGATCGGCAGCAGCGTCTACCTGATGCCGCCCTACGTGCTCGACGACGGCGAGATCGACTGGCTGGCCGCGCAAACGCGCGCCACGCTCGACGCCACGCTGGCGGAGGTGCGCGCATGA
- the aceK gene encoding bifunctional isocitrate dehydrogenase kinase/phosphatase, with protein MHHFPKLLSSQIGFDLAQAMLEHFDRHYRTFRDAAIEAKARFEAADWHDLQRLGRERITSYDERVRECVVCLEDEYDAAGLDDEVWQQIKLHYIGLLTSHLQPECAETFFNSVCCKILHRSYFHNDFIFVRPAISTEYLENAAPAAKPTYRAYYPARDGLPATLERIVTNFQLGVPFEDLSRDTACLLQAIDDEFGAFDEAFNFQIHVLSSLFFRNKGAWIVGRIVNGERTLPFAVPLRHTGAGTLALDTVLLRREQLQVIFGFSHSYFLVDMDVPSAYVEFLGTLMPGKPKAEIYTSLGLQKQGKNLFYRDLLHHLSHSSDRFVIAPGIKGMVMLVFTLPSFPYVFKAIKDRFPPPKDTTRERIMEKYQLVKRHDRLGRMADTLEYSSVALPLARLDETLLRELEKEAPSLLEYEGDSVVIRHLYIERRMTPLNLYLQHGSDAEIAHGVKEYGNAVKELIQANIFPGDMLYKNFGVTRHGRVVFYDYDEIEYLTDCQVRRVPPPRNEEDEMSDEPWYPVGPRDIFPETYGPFLLGDPRVREAFLAQHPDFFEPALWQDSQARVLRGELPDFFPYDPSLRFRARYPARYARPADAQRAA; from the coding sequence ATGCACCACTTCCCCAAACTGCTGTCGTCGCAAATCGGCTTCGATCTCGCCCAGGCCATGCTGGAGCATTTCGATCGCCATTACCGGACCTTCCGGGACGCGGCCATCGAGGCGAAGGCGCGGTTCGAGGCGGCCGACTGGCACGACCTGCAGCGGCTCGGGCGCGAGCGCATCACCTCCTACGACGAGCGCGTGCGCGAATGCGTGGTCTGCCTGGAAGACGAATACGACGCGGCCGGCCTCGACGACGAGGTCTGGCAGCAGATCAAGCTCCATTACATCGGGCTCCTGACTTCGCACCTGCAGCCCGAGTGCGCGGAGACCTTCTTCAATTCGGTGTGCTGCAAGATCCTGCACCGCTCGTATTTCCACAACGACTTCATCTTCGTGCGCCCGGCGATCTCGACCGAGTACCTGGAAAACGCCGCGCCGGCCGCCAAGCCCACCTACCGCGCCTACTACCCGGCGCGCGACGGGCTGCCCGCCACGCTCGAGCGGATCGTCACGAACTTCCAGCTCGGCGTGCCCTTCGAGGATCTCTCGCGCGACACGGCCTGCCTGCTGCAGGCGATCGACGACGAGTTCGGGGCCTTCGACGAGGCCTTCAACTTCCAGATCCACGTGCTGTCCTCGCTGTTCTTCCGCAACAAGGGCGCCTGGATCGTCGGGCGCATCGTCAACGGCGAGCGCACCCTGCCCTTCGCGGTGCCGCTGCGCCATACCGGCGCCGGCACGCTCGCGCTCGACACGGTGCTGCTGCGCCGCGAGCAGCTGCAGGTGATCTTCGGCTTCTCGCATTCCTACTTCCTGGTCGACATGGACGTGCCCTCGGCCTATGTCGAGTTCCTCGGCACCCTGATGCCGGGCAAGCCGAAGGCCGAGATCTACACCTCGCTGGGCCTGCAGAAGCAGGGCAAGAACCTGTTCTATCGCGACCTGCTGCACCATCTCTCGCATTCGAGCGACCGCTTCGTGATCGCGCCCGGCATCAAGGGCATGGTGATGCTGGTGTTCACGCTGCCTTCGTTCCCCTATGTGTTCAAGGCGATCAAGGACCGCTTCCCGCCGCCCAAGGACACCACGCGCGAACGCATCATGGAGAAGTACCAGCTGGTCAAGCGCCACGACCGGCTCGGCCGCATGGCCGACACGCTCGAATACTCGAGCGTCGCGCTGCCGCTGGCACGGCTCGACGAGACGCTGCTGCGCGAGCTGGAGAAGGAAGCGCCCTCGCTGCTCGAATACGAGGGCGACAGCGTGGTGATCCGGCATCTGTACATCGAGCGCCGCATGACGCCGCTGAACCTGTACCTGCAGCACGGCAGCGACGCCGAGATCGCGCACGGCGTGAAGGAATACGGCAACGCGGTCAAGGAGCTGATCCAGGCCAACATCTTCCCCGGCGACATGCTCTACAAGAATTTCGGCGTGACGCGCCACGGCCGCGTGGTGTTCTACGACTACGACGAGATCGAGTACCTGACCGACTGCCAGGTGCGCCGCGTGCCGCCGCCGCGCAACGAGGAGGATGAAATGTCGGACGAGCCCTGGTACCCGGTCGGCCCGCGCGACATCTTTCCCGAAACCTACGGGCCCTTCCTGCTCGGCGATCCGCGCGTGCGCGAGGCCTTCCTCGCGCAGCACCCGGATTTCTTCGAGCCCGCGCTCTGGCAGGACAGCCAGGCGCGCGTGCTGCGCGGCGAGCTGCCCGACTTTTTCCCGTACGACCCGTCCCTGCGCTTTCGCGCGCGCTACCCGGCGCGCTACGCGCGGCCCGCCGACGCGCAGCGCGCCGCCTGA
- the can gene encoding carbonate dehydratase has translation MNTNDHPLAHLFENNDAWVKRKLADDPQFFERLKDQQAPEYLWIGCSDSRVPANQIIGLPPGEVFVHRNIANVVVHTDLNCLSVLQFAVDILKVKHIMVVGHYGCSGVNAALTNRRVGLADNWLHHVQDVRDKHAGLLDQWPVGEARYRRLIELNAIEQVVNVCRTTIVNDAWTRGQPLTVHGLVYGVHDGRMRNLGMAVSAADELASVHQRCVETLSAGRASSSDDNDMVAADAAQLADVAEQVAKTLKETKHDQC, from the coding sequence ATGAATACCAACGATCACCCGCTCGCCCACCTGTTCGAGAACAACGACGCCTGGGTCAAGCGCAAGCTCGCCGACGACCCGCAATTCTTCGAACGCCTGAAGGACCAGCAGGCACCCGAATACCTGTGGATCGGCTGCTCCGATTCGCGCGTGCCCGCCAACCAGATCATCGGCCTGCCGCCGGGCGAGGTGTTCGTCCACCGCAACATCGCCAACGTAGTGGTGCACACCGACCTCAACTGCCTGTCGGTGCTGCAGTTCGCGGTCGACATCCTGAAGGTCAAGCACATCATGGTGGTCGGCCACTACGGCTGCTCGGGCGTGAACGCCGCGCTCACCAACCGCCGCGTCGGGCTGGCCGACAACTGGCTGCACCACGTGCAGGACGTGCGCGACAAGCACGCCGGGCTGCTCGACCAGTGGCCGGTGGGCGAGGCGCGCTACCGCCGCCTGATCGAGCTGAACGCGATCGAGCAGGTGGTCAACGTGTGCCGCACCACCATCGTCAACGATGCCTGGACGCGCGGCCAGCCGCTCACCGTGCACGGCCTGGTCTACGGCGTGCACGACGGCCGCATGCGCAACCTCGGCATGGCCGTGTCGGCCGCCGACGAGCTGGCCAGCGTCCACCAGCGCTGCGTCGAGACGCTCTCGGCCGGGCGCGCCAGCTCGAGCGACGACAACGACATGGTGGCGGCCGACGCGGCGCAGTTGGCCGACGTCGCGGAACAGGTCGCGAAAACACTCAAGGAGACGAAACATGACCAATGCTGA
- a CDS encoding SDR family oxidoreductase, translated as MKTVLIVGASRGLGREFVRQYRRDGWNVLATARDPASLDALRALGATAHALDVTDSTQLAGFGWKLDGERLDAAVVVSGVYGPRTQGVETIDAADFDAVMHTNVLGPMQLLPILLPMVEDARGVLAFVSSRMGSTGGISGTTGWLYRASKAALNNVVRVAALQTREATCLSLHPGWVRTDMGGGDAALDAETSVTGMRRVLARAAADRAAANGRFFQYDGAELDW; from the coding sequence ATGAAAACCGTCCTGATCGTCGGCGCCTCGCGCGGCCTCGGCAGGGAATTCGTGCGCCAGTACCGGCGCGACGGCTGGAACGTGCTGGCCACCGCGCGCGACCCGGCCTCGCTCGACGCGCTGCGCGCGCTCGGCGCGACCGCCCACGCGCTCGACGTGACCGATTCCACCCAGCTCGCCGGCTTCGGCTGGAAGCTCGACGGCGAGCGGCTCGACGCGGCGGTGGTGGTGTCGGGCGTCTACGGCCCGCGCACCCAGGGCGTGGAGACCATCGACGCGGCCGACTTCGACGCCGTGATGCACACCAACGTGCTCGGCCCGATGCAGCTGCTGCCGATCCTGCTGCCGATGGTCGAGGACGCACGGGGCGTGCTGGCCTTCGTGTCGAGCCGGATGGGCAGCACCGGCGGCATCAGCGGCACCACCGGCTGGCTGTACCGCGCCAGCAAGGCCGCCCTCAACAACGTGGTGCGCGTGGCCGCACTGCAGACGCGCGAGGCCACCTGCCTGTCGCTGCATCCCGGCTGGGTGCGCACCGACATGGGCGGCGGCGACGCCGCGCTCGACGCCGAAACCAGCGTGACCGGCATGCGCCGCGTGCTGGCCAGGGCCGCGGCCGACCGCGCCGCCGCCAACGGCCGCTTCTTCCAGTACGACGGCGCCGAGCTGGATTGGTGA
- a CDS encoding acetyl-CoA C-acetyltransferase, with product MTNAEHDPVVIAAAARTAIASFQGAFATQGAPQLGSAAIAAALARSGLAAEQVDEVVMGCVLPAGQGQAPARQAALGAQLPQATGCTTVNKMCGSGMRAAMFAHDMLLAGSAQVIVAGGMESMTNAPYLLPKARGGMRMGHGQVLDHMFLDGLEDAYDKGRLMGSFADECAAEYGFTREAQDAYAIESLARAKRANEDGSFGWEIAPLTIAGRKGETVVARDEQPFSANPDKIPTLKPAFGPNGTVTAANASSISDGAAALVMMRASTAERLGAAPLARVVGHSTFAQAPARFATAPVGALQRLFERTGWRPSDIDLFEINEAFAVVAMAAMKEHGLPHERVNVNGGACALGHPIGASGARILVTLLGALRARGGKRGVASLCIGGGEATAMAIELI from the coding sequence ATGACCAATGCTGAACATGATCCGGTAGTGATCGCCGCGGCGGCCCGCACGGCCATCGCGAGCTTCCAGGGCGCCTTCGCCACGCAGGGCGCGCCGCAGCTCGGCAGCGCGGCGATCGCCGCGGCGCTGGCGCGCTCGGGCCTGGCCGCCGAGCAGGTCGACGAGGTGGTGATGGGCTGCGTGCTGCCGGCCGGCCAGGGCCAGGCGCCGGCGCGCCAGGCCGCGCTCGGCGCGCAGCTGCCGCAGGCCACCGGCTGCACCACGGTCAACAAGATGTGCGGCTCCGGCATGCGCGCGGCGATGTTCGCGCACGACATGCTGCTGGCCGGCTCCGCCCAGGTGATCGTGGCCGGCGGCATGGAGAGCATGACCAATGCGCCCTACCTGCTGCCCAAGGCGCGCGGCGGGATGCGCATGGGCCACGGCCAGGTGCTCGACCACATGTTCCTGGACGGCCTGGAGGACGCCTACGACAAGGGCCGCCTGATGGGCAGCTTCGCCGACGAGTGCGCGGCCGAATACGGCTTCACGCGCGAAGCGCAGGATGCCTACGCGATCGAGTCGCTGGCGCGCGCGAAACGCGCCAACGAGGACGGCTCGTTCGGCTGGGAGATCGCGCCGTTGACGATCGCCGGCAGGAAGGGCGAAACCGTGGTGGCGCGCGACGAGCAGCCGTTCAGCGCCAACCCCGACAAGATCCCCACGCTGAAGCCCGCGTTCGGCCCGAACGGCACGGTGACGGCGGCCAATGCCTCGTCGATCTCCGACGGCGCCGCCGCGCTGGTGATGATGCGCGCCTCCACCGCCGAGCGCCTGGGCGCCGCGCCGCTGGCGCGGGTGGTCGGCCACAGCACCTTCGCGCAGGCCCCGGCGCGCTTCGCCACCGCGCCGGTGGGCGCCCTGCAGCGCCTGTTCGAGCGCACCGGCTGGCGGCCTTCCGACATCGACCTGTTCGAGATCAACGAGGCCTTCGCGGTGGTGGCGATGGCCGCCATGAAGGAACACGGGCTGCCGCACGAGCGCGTCAACGTCAACGGCGGCGCCTGCGCGCTGGGCCACCCGATCGGCGCCTCCGGCGCGCGCATCCTGGTCACCCTGCTCGGCGCGCTGCGCGCGCGCGGCGGCAAGCGCGGCGTGGCCAGCCTCTGCATCGGCGGCGGCGAGGCCACCGCGATGGCCATCGAGCTGATCTGA
- the bioD gene encoding dethiobiotin synthase codes for MSASSTASTLSCFVTGTDTEIGKTFVSAALLHGFARHGLRAAAMKPIAAGAEERDGVLHNEDADQLDAAANVALPPAIRTPFMMKAPAAPHIVAAQEGLKLEIGTILAAHAQACQAAEVVVVEGVGGFRVPLDDRLDTADLAVALKLPVVLVVGVRLGCINHALLTADAIAARGLRIAGWVANRVDPAMLYADQNIATVAQWLAREHDAPLIGEIPHMTPPRAEQAAAALDIERLLAALRGANAARP; via the coding sequence ATGAGCGCGTCCTCCACCGCCTCCACGCTGTCCTGCTTCGTCACCGGCACTGATACCGAGATCGGCAAGACCTTCGTGTCGGCCGCGCTGCTGCACGGCTTCGCGCGGCACGGCCTGCGCGCCGCCGCGATGAAGCCGATCGCGGCCGGCGCCGAGGAACGGGATGGCGTGCTGCACAACGAGGATGCCGACCAGCTCGACGCGGCCGCCAACGTCGCGCTGCCGCCCGCGATCCGCACGCCCTTCATGATGAAGGCGCCGGCCGCGCCGCATATCGTGGCCGCGCAAGAAGGCCTGAAGCTCGAGATCGGCACCATCCTGGCCGCGCACGCGCAAGCCTGCCAGGCCGCCGAGGTGGTGGTGGTCGAGGGCGTGGGTGGCTTTCGCGTGCCGCTCGACGACCGGCTCGACACTGCCGACCTGGCGGTGGCGCTGAAGCTGCCGGTGGTGCTGGTGGTCGGCGTGCGGCTCGGCTGCATCAACCACGCGCTGCTCACCGCCGACGCGATCGCCGCGCGCGGGCTGCGCATCGCCGGCTGGGTGGCCAACCGCGTCGACCCGGCCATGCTCTACGCCGACCAGAACATCGCCACCGTCGCGCAATGGCTCGCGCGCGAGCACGATGCGCCGCTGATCGGCGAGATTCCCCACATGACGCCGCCGCGGGCAGAGCAAGCCGCGGCGGCACTCGACATCGAACGGCTGCTGGCGGCGCTTCGCGGCGCGAACGCCGCGCGGCCCTGA
- the bioF gene encoding 8-amino-7-oxononanoate synthase has translation MSTPNPPSLLAALERGLAEIDAQGLRRVRRTADSACGARMTVDGREIVSFASNDYLGLAAHPALVEAFAEGARRYGSGSGGSHLLGGHSRAHARLEDELAEFSGGFCAAPRALYFSTGYMANLAALTALTGRGAEIFSDSLNHASLIDGTRLSRAEISVYPHGDMDALAAQLAASTAETKLIVSDTVFSMDGTIAPLQRLVALAEAHGAWLVIDDAHGFGVLGPQGRGAPAAYGLRSEHLIYVGTLGKAAGVAGAFVIAHETVIEWMIQRARSYIFTTAAPPSVAHAVSASLALIGGEDGEARRAHLAALIERTREILRNTRWQPIDSRTAVQPLVIGENDATLAAMRAMDQHGLWVPAIRPPTVPAGTSRLRVSLSAAHDFADLARLEAALSAAGAAEAAA, from the coding sequence ATGAGCACGCCGAACCCGCCGAGCCTGCTTGCCGCGCTCGAACGCGGCCTGGCCGAGATCGACGCGCAAGGGCTGCGCCGCGTGCGCCGCACCGCCGACAGCGCCTGCGGCGCGCGCATGACGGTGGACGGCCGCGAGATCGTCAGCTTCGCCAGCAACGACTACCTGGGCCTGGCCGCGCATCCGGCGCTGGTCGAGGCCTTCGCCGAGGGCGCGCGCCGCTACGGCTCCGGCAGCGGCGGCTCGCACCTGCTGGGCGGCCATTCGCGCGCGCACGCGAGGCTCGAGGACGAGCTGGCGGAATTCTCCGGCGGCTTCTGCGCCGCGCCGCGCGCGCTCTACTTCAGCACCGGCTACATGGCCAACCTGGCCGCGCTGACGGCGCTGACCGGCCGCGGCGCCGAGATCTTCTCCGACTCGCTCAACCATGCCTCGCTGATCGACGGCACGCGCCTGTCGCGCGCCGAGATCAGCGTCTATCCGCACGGCGACATGGACGCGCTGGCCGCGCAGCTCGCCGCCTCGACGGCCGAGACCAAGCTGATCGTGTCAGACACGGTGTTCAGCATGGACGGCACCATCGCCCCGCTGCAGCGGCTGGTGGCACTGGCCGAGGCGCATGGCGCGTGGCTGGTGATCGACGACGCGCACGGCTTCGGCGTGCTCGGCCCGCAAGGGCGCGGCGCGCCGGCCGCCTACGGCCTGCGCTCCGAGCACCTGATCTACGTCGGCACGCTCGGCAAGGCCGCCGGCGTGGCCGGCGCCTTCGTGATCGCGCACGAGACCGTGATCGAATGGATGATCCAGCGCGCGCGAAGCTACATCTTCACCACCGCCGCGCCGCCCTCGGTGGCGCACGCCGTGTCGGCCAGCCTCGCGCTGATCGGCGGCGAGGACGGCGAGGCGCGGCGCGCCCACCTGGCCGCGCTGATCGAGCGCACCCGCGAGATCCTGCGCAATACGCGCTGGCAACCGATCGACTCGCGCACCGCCGTGCAGCCGCTGGTGATCGGCGAGAACGACGCGACCCTGGCCGCGATGCGGGCGATGGACCAGCACGGCCTGTGGGTGCCGGCGATCCGCCCGCCCACCGTGCCGGCCGGCACCTCGCGGCTGCGCGTGTCGCTGTCGGCCGCGCACGACTTCGCGGACCTGGCCCGGCTCGAGGCCGCGCTGAGCGCCGCCGGCGCGGCGGAGGCGGCGGCATGA